In the Malassezia vespertilionis chromosome 3, complete sequence genome, one interval contains:
- a CDS encoding uncharacterized protein (COG:S; EggNog:ENOG503P0R3): MALAEADYAMDDVEDESQPDYAEGEPEFGTQSEDSEGVSDVYESHEEDELVDEMEDAPTPETNRKSRGKTLRVRLSRSKSSTDSTPQSTPSRRLSGRLPKRTMLARAAQDSEEDDDELDDSDDSEMERSSDAPMTARQVARLNKQRGVATQELVELPMEDRSKRAKLTETELALRRSETARRRRNQSEKKLEDDKIETINRLLKKQVGKVRSGKHQTDDELHADAPRDMRANYPLPMFRYISRAENSVLAVPLAEDGREGAYAHALRSAFGQYDARAAV, encoded by the exons ATGGCGCTCGCAGAAGCGGACTACGCGATGGACGATGTCGAGGACGAGTCCCAGCCTGATTATGCCGAAGGCGAGCCTGAATTTGGGACGCAATCCGAAGACTCGGAAGGTGTGTCCGATGTGTACGAGTCGCACGAGGAAGACGAGCTCGTGGACGAGATGGAAGACGCGCCGACCCCCGAGACGAACCGCAAGAGCCGTGGGaagacgctgcgtgtgcgcctCTCACGCAGCAAGTCTTCCACCGATAGCACACCACAGTCTACACCGTCGCGGCGACTCTCCGGCCGCTTGCCGAAACGGACgatgctcgcgcgcgcggcacaagaTTCGGAagaggacgacgacgagctcgacgaCTCTGACGACTCCGAGatggagcgcagcagcgatgcgccgatgactgcgcgccaagtagCGCGCCTCAAtaagcagcgcggcgtcgcgacgCAAGAACTCGTGGAGCTGCCGATGG AGGACAgatccaagcgcgccaaactCACCGAAAcagagcttgcgctgcgccgctccgaGACGGCACGCCGGCGACGGAACCAGAGCGAGAAAAAGCTAGAGGACGATAAGATCGAGACCATTAACCGTCTTTTGAAGAAACAAGTCGGCAAGGTGCGGAGCGGCAAGCACCAGACGGACGACGAATTGCACGCagatgcaccgcgcgatATGCGCGCAAACTATCCCCTGCCCATGTTCCGCTACATTAGCCGCGCGGAAAACAGCGTGCTggccgtgccgctcgcaGAAGACGGGCGAGAAGGAGCGTATGCACATGCACTTCGCTCCGCATTTGGCCAATAcgacgcacgcgcagccGTGTAG
- a CDS encoding uncharacterized protein (EggNog:ENOG503PDSU): MLEAASVRSGLRAAAPRSRHVTLFSPTHVSQARLTLPEHEYQVRVGAVVRHLRKTLPQFMECGLLEGTRNDAAHPAQLRPMISQPLSPNVTPDRIYHEQIHFCFSPPLPPLPPLPLREESASKVNVPEHFSPAFSLHGHRMYMLSAQALRWSLHALFKDAEVRVEHMSFVPRRTQLNAAVLSRSKALVPMDELIARIRFRGTTRVSHAVQDYTMLFRYRLDRTSGTICEHHVDQMMPVPGSQVWQGLANMRSKLA; the protein is encoded by the coding sequence ATGCTAGAAGCGGCGTCAGTGCGCAGTGGactgcgcgcagctgcgcccCGCAGCCGGCATGTCACCTTGTTTTCTCCTACGCATGTATCGCAAGCACGCCTGACGCTGCCCGAGCACGAGTACCAGGTCCGTGTCGGGGCAGTTGTGCGGCACCTTCGCAAAACGCTGCCCCAATTTATGGAATGCGGCCTGCTCGAAGGAACTAGGAACGATGCGGCTCACCCAGCGCAGTTACGGCCCATGATATCCCAGCCACTCTCCCCGAATGTAACTCCAGATCGAATTTACCACGAACAGATCCATTTCTGCTTCAGCCCGCCACTACCGCCACTGCCGCCACTGCCGTTGCGCGAAGAATCGGCATCAAAAGTGAACGTGCCGGAGCATTTCTCGCCTGCGTTTTCACTGCATGGGCACCGCATGTACATGCTTAGTGCccaggcgctgcgttgGTCGCTGCATGCACTGTTCAAGGACGCAGAAGTGCGTGTGGAACACATGTCCTTTGTCCCTAGACGCACACAGCTCAATGCGGCTGTGCTCTCACGAAGCAAGGCACTCGTGCCTATGGACGAGCTCATCGCGCGGATCCGATTCCGCGGCACAACACGCGTCTCGCACGCCGTGCAGGATTATACCATGCTCTTCAGGTACCGCCTGGACCGCACGAGCGGAACGATTTGCGAGCACCACGTCGACCAGATGATGCCTGTGCCTGGAAGCCAGGTGTGGCAGGGCTTGGCGAATATGCGGTCAAAATTGGCGTAA